The genomic DNA TCATCGGCCCTCCCCGAGCGCCGCGGGCGCGCCCCCTGGCGCGCCTGGTGACGCCCCCAGCAGCGCCACGGCCGTGAGCGCCACCGGCGCAGTCTCCGCCCGCAGGATCAGCGGACCGAGGTTCGCCGCGACCGCGCCGCGCTCCAGCAGCGCCGTCACCTCGGCCGGCGCCAGACCCCCCTCCGGGCCGCTGATCAGGGTCAGCGGGCTCGGCGCGGACGCCGCTGCGGCGCTGTCACCGAGGACGCCCGCCGCGGGCCTGCCGGCCCGCGGGTCGGCCACCACGGCGCGCCCCTCCCACGCCAACTCGTCGATGGCCACCGGGCCGGTCACGCTCGGCACGCGCGCGCGTCCGCACTGCCGCGACGCCTCCTCCGCCACCCGCGCCAGCCGCTGCAGCTTGGCGGGCGACAGGGCGGTCACGTCGGCGTGGCGGGTGACCAGCAGCACGAAGGCGGCGGCGCCCAGCTCGGTGCACTGCCGCACGACGTCGGCGAGCTTGTCGCCCTTGAGGAGCGCCACGGCGACCGTCACCTCCCGCGTCGGTTCGGCCTCGCTCGGCCGGGCCGGCGCCAGCTCGAGCAGCACCCCGTCGCGGTCGACGCCCGCCACCGTCCCCGCGGCAACGTTGCCGAGGCCGTCGAACGCCTCGACCTCGGCGCCGACCTTGAGCCTGAGCACGTCGCGCAGGTGGTGCGCCTCCGCCCCCCTGAGCGTGACCCGCTCGGCGAGGGGGGCGGGCACGCGGACGCGGTTCAGCCGCAAGGGGCGCCCGCGCGCTCGAACTCGAGCAGGAGCCACTCGCCGTCGCGTTCCTCCCCCGCGGGCGTCAGGCAGCGCGGCGCAGCGCCGACGACGACGTCGCGCCGGTCCGCCAGTAT from Trueperaceae bacterium includes the following:
- a CDS encoding 16S rRNA (uracil(1498)-N(3))-methyltransferase — translated: MRLNRVRVPAPLAERVTLRGAEAHHLRDVLRLKVGAEVEAFDGLGNVAAGTVAGVDRDGVLLELAPARPSEAEPTREVTVAVALLKGDKLADVVRQCTELGAAAFVLLVTRHADVTALSPAKLQRLARVAEEASRQCGRARVPSVTGPVAIDELAWEGRAVVADPRAGRPAAGVLGDSAAAASAPSPLTLISGPEGGLAPAEVTALLERGAVAANLGPLILRAETAPVALTAVALLGASPGAPGGAPAALGEGR